A genomic window from Chanodichthys erythropterus isolate Z2021 chromosome 1, ASM2448905v1, whole genome shotgun sequence includes:
- the adra2da gene encoding alpha-2Da adrenergic receptor codes for MDSAWMDVTQSNATEEDASVNITSSPWPYTETTAALIILVVSIIILVTIVGNVLVIVAVLTSRALRAPQNLFLVSLACADILVATLVIPFSLANEIMGYWFFGSTWCAFYLALDVLFCTSSIVHLCAISLDRYWSVTKAVSYNLKRTPKRIKSMIAVVWVISAVISFPPLIMTKHNENVCLINDETWYILSSCVVSFFAPGFIMITVYCKIYRVAKQRSSTVFVAKNGLERQPSQSETCFVRKTKFEKESPSSNSSESNQGQEELDDIDLEESATSDSKPKSSRFSKRRRVDGARCCPQQRTCRISWVSHQEQSSKQLAVVSKTKVAQMREKRFTFVLAVVMGVFVLCWFPFFFTYSLQAICRESCMPPEALFKLFFWIGYCNSSVNPIIYTIFNRDFRKSFKKIVCSTTRRA; via the coding sequence ATGGACTCAGCATGGATGGATGTAACTCAGTCCAATGCAACGGAGGAGGATGCCAGCGTCAACATCACATCAAGCCCGTGGCCGTACACAGAGACGACCGCCGCGTTAATCATCCTCGTGGTCTCCATCATTATCCTGGTCACCATTGTTGGGAACGTTCTGGTCATCGTGGCGGTTTTGACCAGCCGCGCGCTCCGCGCGCCACAGAACCTCTTCCTCGTGTCGCTCGCGTGCGCGGACATCCTCGTGGCCACGCTAGTGATCCCGTTTTCACTCGCCAATGAGATCATGGGATACTGGTTCTTCGGCAGCACCTGGTGCGCGTTTTACCTGGCTCTGGACGTTCTGTTCTGCACGTCGTCCATCGTGCACCTGTGCGCCATCAGCTTGGATAGGTACTGGTCCGTCACCAAGGCGGTGAGCTACAACTTGAAGAGAACGCCGAAGCGCATCAAGTCCATGATCGCGGTGGTGTGGGTCATTTCTGCCGTCATCTCATTCCCACCCCTCATCATGACCAAACACAACGAGAATGTGTGTTTAATAAACGACGAGACCTGGTACATCCTCTCCTCGTGCGTGGTGTCGTTTTTCGCGCCGGGGTTCATCATGATCACGGTGTACTGTAAAATCTACCGCGTCGCCAAACAGCGCTCGTCCACCGTATTCGTGGCTAAGAACGGTCTGGAGAGGCAGCCTTCCCAGTCCGAGACGTGTTTTGTGAGGAAAACTAAGTTTGAGAAGGAGTCTCCGAGCAGCAACAGCTCCGAGAGCAACCAGGGACAGGAGGAGCTGGATGACATCGACCTGGAGGAGAGCGCGACGTCGGACAGCAaacccaagagctcgcgcttctCCAAGCGCAGGCGGGTGGACGGTGCGCGCTGCTGCCCGCAGCAGAGGACCTGCCGGATCTCCTGGGTTTCCCATCAGGAGCAGAGCAGCAAGCAGCTCGCGGTCGTGTCCAAAACCAAAGTGGCTCAGATGCGAGAGAAACGCTTCACCTTCGTGCTGGCGGTGGTCATGGGGGTGTTTGTCCTCTGCTGGTTCCCTTTTTTCTTCACTTACAGTCTCCAGGCCATCTGCAGGGAGAGCTGCATGCCGCCCGAGGCACTTTTCAAGCTCTTCTTCTGGATTGGATACTGCAACAGCTCAGTGAATCCCATCATTTACACGATTTTCAACAGGGACTTCAGAAAGTCTTTTAAGAAAATCGTTTGCTCGACGACGCGGCGCGCCTGA